CGAGGTGTGCTTCGGGCTGCATGGCGCCTTGGGCTTATGGACGCCGAAGATTACCAGAGGGCGGCTGATGTGCCTTGCGTTCGTGGCGAAAGCCTACCTGCAGGGCGGGCCGTAAGCCATGCCGAATTGCGCGCACTAATGGAAGCATGCAAGGCGGACCAAAGCCCCAAGGGCACCAGGGATGCAGCTATCATTGCGCTTATGTATGGCTGCGGTTTGCGCCGTGCCGAAGTGATAGGCTTAGACCTTGCCGATTATGACCAAGGCGAAGGCACCTTGCGCGTGCAGGGCAAAGGGCGCAAACAGAGGCTGTGCCACGTGACTAATGGTGCGGCACGGGCTTTGACCGCATGGCTGCGCACGAGGGGCAAAGCCGCGGGGCCGTTGTTCCTACCTGTGACCAAAGCCGGTGACCTGCAATGGCGCCGAATGACAACGCAAGCCGTCTATTACATTCTAGCTAGGCGCGCCAAGGAAGCAGGCGTTGAACACCTATCACCCCATGACCTGCGAAGGTCTTTCGTTTCGGACTTGCTGGACATGGGCGCCGATATCGTAACGGTCCAGCGCTTAGCTGGACATGCGCAAGTAACCACCACAGCGCGCTACGATAGGCGGGGTGAAGCCGCCAAGAGGCAAGCTGCAGCTATGTTACGCGTGCCGTTCTAGGCTGTAACTATGCAGCTATAAGCCTTTGGTATATGTAGGATATACTTTTTCTTTGCCAAGGGATCATATTTATGGTAAGGGGTCTTAGGAAAGGTTGCCATGGTGACCCGCAACGTCACCATGGCGGCATAAGAAGCGAGAAACCGGGCGGCGTCGTAAACCCCGGCGACTGAAGTATAAGGCCTACGGAGGCCACGGGGCAAGCTAAAAATCGGCGCCGCCCACAGGCCGTTAACGCAAACGCGATTAACGAGGAGGTTGCCGATGAAGCTTACGCCCAAAGACCTGGAAAACCTGCTTCAACCCACACCCCACAGATTTGCACACGTCTTTAAGCGCTACAACGTTCCGAGACTTGCCCAGATACTTGGCTGCAGTTGCGGACACCTGTACGGCGTTCTTAAGGGGACCTTCCGACCAAGCCCAGAACTGGACGCCAAGATCACAGAACTAGCTGAAGCCATTCTAGAGGCTGAGGCCGAGGCCGAAGCGCAAAGGCCCGAAGATGCCCAGGCTTATTACTGCGCTTAAGGGGGCCACCATGTGCGCAAAAGGAAACCCCGGTGGGCCTATCCCGACCGGGGCGCGTGGAAGGAGGGCACGATTGTGAGGTGCCGTCGTGAATATGCCAGAAAATCAGGTAGTTGTCAAAAACCATCGGCAGTGGACAAAAGAAAACCCCGACGGGCCCCACAACCCGTACGGGGCACAACGGAGGTTAAGTGATGAATAATCACGCTTCCAATGATCGCATGAAACCCGACGTTCGTCAAGGAAAACACGCCAAGAACAGCAAGCACAAGCTAAGCCTGGAAGAACGCATTGCGCGCCTAAGTGACCTTGGCAAGGCTGCGGTGAAGTATGCCCAGGCCGGCTTCAAGGTGCACCCCTTGTGCGGGATCATCGAGGACCCAAAGACCGGGGAACTGAAAAGGACCTGCAATTGGAAGAAATGCGAAAGCCCAGGGAAACACCCCTTGCTTGCATGGAAGAACAACCC
This window of the Desulfosoma caldarium genome carries:
- a CDS encoding tyrosine-type recombinase/integrase, with translation MNELITIEAQSPRPADQNPAAVYLAGLSEGTSRRTMLGALEQVARYVSQGRFGAMDFPWQGLRYQHVQAIRSHLANTMKHTTANKVLAALRGVLRAAWRLGLMDAEDYQRAADVPCVRGESLPAGRAVSHAELRALMEACKADQSPKGTRDAAIIALMYGCGLRRAEVIGLDLADYDQGEGTLRVQGKGRKQRLCHVTNGAARALTAWLRTRGKAAGPLFLPVTKAGDLQWRRMTTQAVYYILARRAKEAGVEHLSPHDLRRSFVSDLLDMGADIVTVQRLAGHAQVTTTARYDRRGEAAKRQAAAMLRVPF